In one window of Thalassotalea agarivorans DNA:
- the coxB gene encoding cytochrome c oxidase subunit II — MAQSKYNLTEGVTAISKEVYDLHMLIMYICVVIGVIVFGAMFWSMYFHRKSKGVKAATFHESTKVEILWTAIPIIILVAMAIPATQTLIKMEDNSAADMTVQVTGSQWKWHYKYFEEDIEFYSVLSTPRDEFDDLDGVASDKGENYLLEVDKPLVIPTGKKVRFVITSDDVIHSWWVPAFAVKQDANPGFINEAWTKVDVPGVYRGQCAELCGKDHGYMPVVVEVKSQEDYDAWVAEQKELQAQAAEAEKASLNAQMTMDEAMDLGETIYVAHCAACHQASGQGLPPAFPALKGSPIALGDANAHIDIVYNGKAGTGMQGYGKQLSLKELAAVVTYERNAWGNNVGDIVQASDVQAFTTGGGGADSAQAPAQAEEAASVEEKPAEDLTKVYSKDELMTLGEQVYMQACVACHQAGGQGLPPTFPSLLKSPIITGDVTAHIDMVLNGSKKNPAMAAFANQLTKTEIAAVVTYERNAWGNDTGDVVQPADVDAVSAK; from the coding sequence ATGGCACAGTCGAAATACAACCTGACTGAGGGGGTAACAGCAATCAGTAAGGAAGTATACGATCTCCATATGCTTATCATGTACATTTGTGTCGTGATAGGTGTGATCGTATTTGGTGCGATGTTTTGGTCAATGTACTTTCATCGCAAATCCAAAGGTGTAAAAGCTGCAACATTCCATGAAAGCACAAAAGTAGAAATACTTTGGACCGCAATTCCCATTATTATTTTGGTTGCTATGGCTATTCCTGCCACGCAAACGCTAATCAAAATGGAAGACAATTCTGCTGCAGATATGACTGTGCAAGTAACAGGCTCGCAATGGAAATGGCACTACAAGTATTTTGAAGAAGATATTGAATTCTATTCTGTTTTATCTACGCCTCGTGACGAGTTCGATGACCTAGACGGTGTCGCCTCCGATAAAGGTGAAAATTACCTATTAGAAGTAGATAAGCCTCTTGTTATTCCTACCGGCAAGAAAGTTCGATTTGTTATTACCTCTGACGATGTTATTCACTCTTGGTGGGTACCAGCGTTTGCGGTTAAACAAGATGCTAATCCAGGTTTTATTAACGAAGCTTGGACAAAAGTTGATGTACCAGGTGTATATCGCGGCCAATGTGCTGAGCTTTGCGGTAAAGACCATGGTTATATGCCAGTTGTCGTCGAAGTAAAATCACAAGAAGACTATGACGCCTGGGTTGCTGAGCAAAAAGAATTGCAAGCTCAAGCGGCAGAAGCGGAAAAAGCCTCGCTTAATGCTCAAATGACCATGGATGAAGCGATGGACTTAGGTGAAACTATTTACGTAGCGCATTGTGCAGCGTGTCACCAAGCTTCAGGTCAAGGTTTACCGCCGGCATTTCCTGCCCTTAAAGGTAGCCCAATTGCGTTAGGCGATGCGAATGCACATATCGATATTGTATATAACGGTAAAGCGGGCACTGGTATGCAAGGCTATGGTAAACAACTTAGCTTGAAAGAACTTGCAGCTGTTGTCACCTATGAGCGAAATGCTTGGGGTAACAATGTCGGTGATATTGTGCAAGCATCTGATGTACAAGCATTCACTACTGGCGGTGGTGGAGCGGATTCTGCCCAGGCGCCAGCGCAAGCCGAAGAAGCAGCGTCTGTTGAAGAAAAACCTGCTGAAGATTTAACAAAAGTCTACTCAAAAGATGAGCTAATGACCCTTGGCGAACAAGTCTACATGCAAGCATGTGTTGCTTGTCATCAAGCTGGCGGTCAAGGTTTACCACCTACATTCCCGTCACTACTGAAAAGTCCAATTATTACCGGCGATGTAACAGCACACATTGATATGGTGCTTAACGGTAGTAAGAAAAATCCTGCAATGGCTGCGTTTGCTAATCAATTAACAAAAACAGAAATTGCAGCTGTCGTTACTTACGAGCGAAATGCTTGGGGT
- the lexA gene encoding transcriptional repressor LexA: MKPLTPRQSQIFDLIKEKISETGMPPTRAEIADFFGFKSANAAEEHLKALAKKGYIEMLPGTSRGIKLADEFLEEEGLPLIGRVAAGEPILAQEHVEDRYQIDGALFHPPADYLLRVNGESMKDIGILDGDLLAVHQTTDVHNGQVIVARVEEDVTVKRFKKEGNVVYLHAENEDFAPIKVDLAHQPFFVEGIAVGVIRNADWM, from the coding sequence ATGAAGCCGTTAACGCCACGTCAATCACAAATCTTTGATTTAATTAAAGAGAAAATATCCGAAACAGGTATGCCACCCACACGCGCGGAAATCGCCGACTTTTTTGGCTTTAAATCAGCTAATGCCGCAGAAGAGCATTTAAAAGCGCTGGCTAAGAAAGGCTACATTGAAATGTTGCCTGGCACGTCGCGTGGAATAAAGTTGGCCGACGAGTTCTTAGAAGAAGAGGGGCTTCCGTTAATAGGTCGTGTAGCTGCGGGCGAACCGATATTGGCGCAGGAGCATGTTGAAGACAGGTATCAAATCGATGGGGCTTTATTTCATCCACCGGCAGATTACTTACTGCGTGTAAATGGCGAAAGCATGAAAGATATCGGCATTTTAGATGGCGACTTATTAGCAGTACATCAAACCACTGACGTACACAATGGGCAAGTTATTGTTGCGCGTGTTGAAGAAGACGTCACCGTAAAACGCTTTAAAAAAGAAGGCAATGTCGTGTATTTGCATGCTGAAAACGAAGATTTCGCGCCAATTAAAGTTGATTTAGCGCATCAGCCTTTCTTTGTAGAAGGTATTGCTGTAGGTGTTATTAGAAACGCTGATTGGATGTAA